The genomic DNA gtatgaaaatataacttccttttgatttgaaaaaatagcATTGAGCCACTGAACGCTAGTTGAACTATTTAGTTAGTAACAAGAATaacttgttatatttttaaaaaaatctgatatattttgtaatttttctgtttttttttttagcattttcTAACAATTAATAACAGAAACCTACTTAGTTTTAACTTTGGTGATAGCTGGCAGACTGATTGGAAGAGACAGCTGTTGAtgattaaaatagaaaagaaataGTAAGAAGTGTGAGAATGAGTATACCGATATCATCAACGGAAATAAGTCAGGAAGTGCCGGCGGAGGTGGAATCACCAGAGCGGCAATCGTTAAAGCCACCATACCCAATAGCGAAAAGAAGAAGTTCAAACTCAATAAAGTCATTAGGACCGAATTCTCTTTTTTTGTTAAAGGCTTAACAGTGTTGAAGACACGATATgcattgaaaaatgaaaataaacccGTGTTGGGTTGTGACAATTTGATTGAAATGctataaaaacatatgtagataatatTAGTAGCTGCAAATGGAATTATCAAACCGTCTTTGATGAGCAACGGCAGCATACTGAACGATGAGACTAGGAGGAACCAGAAACACATGAAAGGGTCTTCGGGGAAGTGCAAAGCGACCGGCACAGACACAAGAAGTATTGTTTTCTCGTGAACATGGAACGAAAACAGGAAAAATGATAGTGATACATTGATAAGGgctaaaacaaactttttcttattaatcCTAAAGAACAAATCTAAGCACGATGGAGTAATGGCCGCTAATGTTGCTACCAGACACATTTGGGCCATATCCTCATTTGTGTACACAGTTTTGagcttaataaaaacatttatgaaaCACCAAAAGTTTGAGACCTTATCTTCAAACACTCCTCTCTTCAACGGAAACACTCTATGAATCACTTGAAGAGTATTTTTCCAAGAACCCATAAATGGAtaccaaattaatataaagcaAGAGACAACAGTAATGGCCAACTTATTgaagttattaataatatacataaacttCCCTCTCGGCGGCACTCcgataaaacattttctcaataaatatataaagaatgGTAATGAATGATATAGTTCCATTTGTTTGTAGTTTAGAgcaagaacaaaaaatatggttGCCAACACATCATTCTCTATGgcaataatgaaaaatgtagCCCATAGAAACAGACCTAATGATACACAGTTGTACTGAAAATGACCATGGTCGATCAAGATCATGCCGGGATataaaaggaataaaatagTTGATATGTCCATTcttttaaacacattttttgaaTCTTTAGGCTTCACACGTTCGGcatcaatacatatacagaGCACAGCGGTCACATAGAAGTAAATATCACTGAGAAACACGGTCCACCTCATAAAGGTCTTATGTGATTCACTGTCATAGCCTCTTGACGCGAACAGACGCACAGACTCCGGATCCAGCCAGTCTGCGACCAGCCCCATGAGGAGGCTATGGTACGCCGTGAGCGGGGGATAATCCAGCCCCCAATATTGCAAATCATTTTGAGTTGTATTATGATACCAATTGGCGATCGGCGTGTGAACTGTTATCTCTTGCCAGTGCCTCTGAGCTTCGAAATCACCATATATAGGCGGGTTCTTGAACCCAGAGTAAGGATACGCGGCTACACACCACCGCACCAGCAACGTGAAAAATAACCCCGGCAACAATGCATCTTTCGTGACATTGAATCTATCCGGATCAGATTTCTTCGTCATTACGTCAGACACGCACTTTCAACAGTTAtcacatcaaatttcattcataaaaaatattttacgtggCGCGGTAATAGGATAGTCAATAAGGCTATTTTGACAGTACTTACGACGTGAACGGCGTCCAATTCCTTGGTCAGCTTTTCCTTCAAATATCCCTCCGTATACACCATATTCGTCAATTAAAATccattcaaaacaaataattactgGACAGTCCACCACGATAATTCACCTCTCAACACTATTTCGCGGAAACTAGTTGATTCCTCGGACTTGCAGTGTTTAGGAATTTTTTTCGAAAGCGAGAAAATGAGAAAGTGGCTCACTCTCGAAAGTGAACTTGAAATACGGTCGCCGAACTGACGAATTTCATACCGGATGGGATCCAATTGATATAAACCAGCCAAAATAAATCGACCACATTCTCCGAACAAAATTAGGAAGTAaaatagtagttttattttgccaATATATAATGACCTTGACCGAAATCGGAACATCTTTtttgactttt from Plodia interpunctella isolate USDA-ARS_2022_Savannah chromosome 21, ilPloInte3.2, whole genome shotgun sequence includes the following:
- the gny gene encoding dolichyl pyrophosphate Man9GlcNAc2 alpha-1,3-glucosyltransferase, whose translation is MTKKSDPDRFNVTKDALLPGLFFTLLVRWCVAAYPYSGFKNPPIYGDFEAQRHWQEITVHTPIANWYHNTTQNDLQYWGLDYPPLTAYHSLLMGLVADWLDPESVRLFASRGYDSESHKTFMRWTVFLSDIYFYVTAVLCICIDAERVKPKDSKNVFKRMDISTILFLLYPGMILIDHGHFQYNCVSLGLFLWATFFIIAIENDVLATIFFVLALNYKQMELYHSLPFFIYLLRKCFIGVPPRGKFMYIINNFNKLAITVVSCFILIWYPFMGSWKNTLQVIHRVFPLKRGVFEDKVSNFWCFINVFIKLKTVYTNEDMAQMCLVATLAAITPSCLDLFFRINKKKFVLALINVSLSFFLFSFHVHEKTILLVSVPVALHFPEDPFMCFWFLLVSSFSMLPLLIKDGLIIPFAATNIIYICFYSISIKLSQPNTGLFSFFNAYRVFNTVKPLTKKENSVLMTLLSLNFFFSLLGMVALTIAALVIPPPPALPDLFPLMISVYSFSHFLLFLFYFNHQQLSLPISLPAITKVKTK